Proteins from one Streptomyces sp. NBC_00390 genomic window:
- a CDS encoding acyl-CoA dehydrogenase family protein: MADPLLFNPRTYDPAHFDPETRRLLRATVDWFEDRGKRRLIEDYRSRAWLADFLAFSAKEGLFATFLTPASVAGEQDNTRWDTARIAALNEIFGFYGLDYWYAWQVTILGLGPVWQSDNAAARTRAAELLTQGEVFAFGLSEKAHGADIYSTDMLLEPDGAGGFHASGSKYYIGNGNAAALVSVFGRRTDVEGPDGYVFFAADSRHPAYRLVQNVVDSSKYVSEFRLDNYPVGPDDILHTGRAAFDAALNTVNVGKFNLCTASIGICEHAMYEAVTHAQGRILYGRPVTAFPHVRRELTDAYVRLVGMKLFSDRAVDYFRSAGPDDRRYLLFNPMTKMKVTTEGEKVIDLMWDVIAARGFEKDTYFAQAATEIRGLPKLEGTVHVNLALILKFMRNHLLDPAEYAPVPTRLDAADDDFLFRQGPARGLGSIRFHDWRTAYDAYADVPNVGRFREQADALCEFVTTAAPGEEQSRDLDLLLAVGQLFALVVHGQLILEQARLTGLDEDVLDELFAVLVRDFSAHAVELHGKDSATVQQQRWALEAVRRPVVDDARSARVWERVEALAGAYEMAP, translated from the coding sequence ATGGCCGACCCGCTGCTGTTCAACCCGCGTACCTACGACCCCGCGCACTTCGACCCCGAGACCCGCAGGCTGCTGCGCGCCACGGTCGACTGGTTCGAGGACCGCGGCAAGCGCAGGCTCATCGAGGACTACCGCTCCCGCGCCTGGCTGGCGGACTTCCTCGCGTTCTCCGCCAAGGAAGGGCTGTTCGCGACCTTCCTCACCCCGGCCTCCGTCGCCGGGGAGCAGGACAACACGCGCTGGGACACCGCCCGGATCGCCGCCCTCAACGAGATCTTCGGCTTCTACGGGCTCGACTACTGGTACGCGTGGCAGGTCACCATTCTCGGCCTCGGCCCGGTCTGGCAGAGCGACAACGCCGCCGCCCGCACCCGCGCGGCGGAACTCCTCACCCAGGGCGAGGTGTTCGCCTTCGGCCTGTCCGAGAAGGCCCACGGCGCCGACATCTACTCCACCGACATGCTCCTGGAGCCCGACGGTGCCGGCGGCTTCCACGCAAGCGGCTCCAAGTACTACATCGGCAACGGCAACGCCGCCGCTCTCGTGTCGGTCTTCGGCCGCCGCACCGACGTCGAAGGGCCCGACGGCTACGTGTTCTTCGCCGCCGACAGCCGCCACCCGGCGTACCGCCTCGTGCAGAACGTCGTCGACTCCTCCAAGTACGTCAGCGAGTTCCGCCTCGACAACTACCCCGTCGGCCCCGACGACATCCTGCACACCGGCCGTGCCGCCTTCGACGCCGCCCTCAACACCGTCAACGTCGGCAAGTTCAACCTGTGCACCGCCTCGATAGGCATCTGCGAGCACGCGATGTACGAGGCCGTCACCCACGCGCAGGGCCGCATCCTCTACGGCCGCCCCGTCACCGCGTTCCCGCACGTGCGCCGTGAACTGACCGACGCCTACGTCCGGCTGGTCGGGATGAAGCTGTTCAGCGACCGTGCCGTCGACTACTTCCGCTCCGCCGGTCCCGACGACCGCCGCTATCTGCTGTTCAACCCGATGACCAAGATGAAGGTGACCACCGAGGGCGAGAAGGTGATCGACCTGATGTGGGACGTCATCGCCGCCAGGGGATTCGAGAAGGACACCTACTTCGCGCAGGCCGCCACCGAGATCCGGGGGCTGCCGAAGCTGGAGGGCACGGTCCACGTCAACCTCGCGCTGATCCTCAAGTTCATGCGCAACCATCTGCTGGACCCGGCCGAGTACGCACCCGTGCCGACCCGCCTCGACGCGGCCGACGACGACTTCCTCTTCCGGCAGGGGCCGGCCAGGGGCCTCGGCTCCATACGGTTCCACGACTGGCGCACCGCCTACGACGCCTATGCCGACGTTCCCAATGTCGGGCGCTTCCGCGAACAGGCGGACGCCCTGTGCGAGTTCGTCACCACGGCCGCCCCCGGCGAGGAGCAGAGCCGCGACCTCGATCTCCTTCTCGCCGTAGGCCAGTTGTTCGCACTGGTCGTGCACGGCCAGCTGATCCTGGAGCAGGCGCGCCTGACGGGGCTCGACGAGGACGTGCTCGACGAACTGTTCGCCGTCCTCGTACGCGACTTCTCCGCGCACGCCGTCGAACTGCACGGCAAGGACTCCGCCACCGTGCAGCAGCAGCGCTGGGCACTGGAGGCGGTCCGGCGGCCGGTCGTGGACGACGCGCGCTCGGCGCGCGTCTGGGAACGCGTCGAGGCACTGGCAGGCGCGTACGAGATGGCGCCGTAG
- a CDS encoding biotin-dependent carboxyltransferase family protein yields the protein MLEVVRAGALTTIQDLGRFGHAHLGVPRSGALDQSAHRLANRLAGNTPDTATLETTLTGVAVRTLQAVTVAVTGAPSPVQVDGRPAAWASAVHVPAGAVLDVGAAVGGLRSYVAVSGGIAVEPELGSRSTDLLSGLGPAPLRDGDRLPVGKALGHPVRTDLALCEGPPRELVLPVLPGPRNDWFTDAALRTLATARFTVSHHSNRIALRMNGPVLERAVHGELASEGMVIGAIQVPPEGRPVVFLADSPTTGGYPVIGVVPESRLAAAAQATPGLPVRFTLLRARERGLKSSRLR from the coding sequence ATGCTGGAGGTGGTGCGTGCCGGAGCGCTCACCACGATCCAGGACCTGGGCCGGTTCGGCCACGCCCACCTCGGCGTACCCCGCTCCGGCGCCCTCGACCAGAGCGCCCACCGGCTGGCGAACCGCCTCGCCGGCAACACCCCCGACACGGCGACCCTGGAAACCACCCTGACCGGCGTCGCAGTTCGCACCCTGCAGGCCGTGACCGTGGCCGTGACCGGGGCGCCCTCGCCGGTGCAGGTCGACGGCCGGCCTGCCGCCTGGGCGAGCGCCGTCCATGTGCCGGCCGGCGCGGTGCTGGACGTGGGCGCCGCGGTCGGCGGGCTGCGCAGCTACGTCGCCGTCAGCGGCGGGATCGCCGTCGAGCCCGAGCTCGGCAGCCGCTCCACCGATCTCCTCTCCGGCCTCGGACCCGCGCCGCTCAGGGACGGCGACCGCTTGCCGGTGGGCAAGGCTCTCGGCCACCCGGTCCGCACCGACCTCGCACTGTGCGAGGGGCCGCCGAGGGAACTGGTACTCCCCGTACTGCCGGGTCCCCGCAACGACTGGTTCACCGATGCCGCACTGCGCACCCTTGCCACGGCCCGGTTCACCGTCTCTCACCACAGCAACCGCATCGCGCTGCGCATGAACGGCCCCGTCCTGGAGCGCGCCGTACACGGCGAACTGGCCAGCGAGGGCATGGTGATCGGCGCGATCCAGGTACCGCCGGAGGGCAGACCGGTGGTGTTCCTCGCCGACAGCCCCACCACCGGCGGCTATCCCGTGATCGGCGTGGTCCCCGAGAGCCGCCTGGCCGCGGCCGCCCAGGCCACACCGGGACTCCCGGTCCGCTTCACACTTCTCCGGGCACGTGAACGCGGCCTGAAATCAAGCAGGTTGAGGTGA
- a CDS encoding 5-oxoprolinase subunit B family protein encodes MRLLPVGEDSLLLDLDGPQEAQAWHAEIVRRRGEGPLAAVRDIVPGATTVLLYGVSDLPGLKTTLQRWSVPPLAAHSGPLVEIPVHYDGEDLAVVAELWGVGKDEVARVHSSVEHRVAFSGFAPGFAYMTGLDERYHVPRRSAPRTSVPAGSVAVASNCTGIYPRSSPGGWQLIGTTSVNVWDTNRRPAALLAPGTRVRFVPADAERGAA; translated from the coding sequence ATGAGGCTTCTGCCGGTGGGCGAGGACTCGCTGCTCCTCGACCTGGACGGCCCGCAGGAGGCTCAGGCCTGGCATGCCGAGATCGTGCGCCGCCGCGGCGAAGGCCCACTGGCGGCCGTCCGCGACATCGTTCCCGGGGCAACAACCGTTCTGCTGTACGGGGTGTCCGACCTGCCGGGCCTGAAGACGACTCTGCAGCGCTGGTCGGTGCCGCCCCTGGCGGCCCACAGCGGCCCGCTCGTGGAGATCCCCGTGCACTACGACGGCGAAGACCTCGCCGTGGTCGCCGAGTTGTGGGGGGTGGGGAAGGACGAGGTGGCGCGCGTACACAGCAGCGTCGAACACCGGGTCGCGTTCTCGGGATTCGCCCCCGGATTCGCCTACATGACAGGGCTCGACGAGAGGTACCACGTGCCGCGTCGCTCTGCGCCGCGCACGTCGGTTCCGGCAGGATCCGTGGCCGTCGCGAGCAACTGCACCGGTATCTACCCCCGTTCCTCGCCGGGTGGCTGGCAGCTGATCGGCACGACGTCCGTGAACGTGTGGGACACGAACCGCCGCCCGGCGGCATTGCTGGCACCCGGCACGCGGGTCCGGTTCGTGCCGGCAGATGCCGAGAGGGGCGCCGCGTGA
- a CDS encoding S1 RNA-binding domain-containing protein, translated as MASYVYRITPYDPAEREAADHGWTAVPHDSREGVAAACVAAAAGFALDAGADHLTVDNPMLEGFFSFSVRGRRGGHGLSGLFPYGLAGYHDGAGVPLATGLGLLRAMVLRDGTWCRLVAASGFFLHVGGQDDVYVGSDRPHEEAVARTRALGLFAEPVQFSPYDPAFDETVGERPAGDAFWAELRGIVAEHGGVLLEERHIANAYRWHRVTTASEAAAVRACLAPRARLSVWPDLSEDIEAVRAAILRRQRLALLVEQSSDGASLQVRIAEPWMARADGSSLMVAAGPARRAALVPLEPADRHPLLAGVLPDADGVLRARWRTNRTRADERRTLLASLRVDDVVTGVVATGLDDVGVHVDLDDDLGRGLGFLRVPEMSWDHFDSVDDIAPVGREIRARIIGIDWAWERVNLSLKALLPDPLGLFAAARQVGETIPGRVTKLVPFGAFVRLAEGVEGLVHLAELADRQVEGPEDVVAVGDHVLATLIDIDLERRRISLSLKTRTE; from the coding sequence ATGGCGTCCTACGTGTACCGGATCACCCCGTACGACCCCGCCGAGCGGGAGGCGGCGGACCACGGCTGGACGGCCGTCCCGCACGACTCCAGGGAAGGTGTCGCCGCTGCCTGTGTCGCAGCGGCTGCCGGGTTCGCACTCGACGCCGGTGCCGACCACCTGACGGTGGACAACCCGATGCTGGAGGGCTTCTTCTCCTTCTCGGTCCGCGGGAGACGGGGAGGCCACGGTCTCTCCGGACTCTTCCCCTACGGCCTGGCCGGGTACCACGACGGTGCGGGCGTCCCGCTCGCCACCGGGCTCGGCCTGCTGCGTGCCATGGTGCTGCGCGACGGCACCTGGTGCCGGCTGGTCGCGGCGAGCGGGTTCTTCCTCCATGTCGGTGGCCAGGACGACGTCTACGTCGGCAGTGACCGGCCGCACGAGGAGGCCGTGGCCCGCACCCGTGCCCTGGGGTTGTTCGCCGAACCGGTCCAGTTCTCGCCCTACGACCCGGCCTTCGACGAGACCGTCGGCGAGCGGCCCGCCGGTGACGCCTTCTGGGCGGAACTCCGCGGCATCGTCGCTGAGCACGGCGGCGTGCTGCTGGAGGAGCGGCACATCGCCAACGCCTACCGCTGGCACCGCGTGACCACCGCGAGCGAGGCAGCTGCGGTGCGCGCGTGTCTGGCCCCACGGGCGCGCCTGTCGGTCTGGCCGGACCTGAGCGAGGACATCGAGGCGGTCCGCGCCGCGATTCTGCGCCGACAACGCCTCGCACTGCTGGTCGAGCAGAGCTCCGACGGAGCGTCCCTCCAGGTGCGCATCGCCGAGCCGTGGATGGCACGGGCCGATGGGTCATCCCTGATGGTTGCCGCGGGGCCGGCCCGTCGAGCGGCCCTGGTCCCACTGGAGCCGGCCGATCGCCACCCGCTGCTCGCCGGAGTGCTGCCGGACGCCGACGGCGTCCTGAGGGCACGGTGGCGGACCAACCGCACTCGCGCCGACGAGCGCAGGACGCTCCTCGCCTCGCTTCGGGTGGATGACGTCGTCACCGGCGTCGTCGCGACCGGCCTGGACGATGTCGGGGTGCACGTGGACCTGGACGACGACCTGGGCCGCGGCCTCGGATTCCTGCGCGTTCCCGAGATGTCCTGGGACCATTTCGACTCGGTGGACGACATCGCCCCGGTCGGCCGGGAGATCCGCGCCCGGATCATCGGCATCGACTGGGCATGGGAGCGGGTGAACCTGTCCCTGAAGGCACTCCTGCCCGATCCCCTGGGGCTGTTCGCCGCCGCACGTCAGGTCGGCGAGACGATCCCGGGCAGGGTCACCAAGCTGGTGCCGTTCGGCGCCTTCGTCCGCCTCGCGGAGGGCGTGGAAGGCCTGGTCCATCTCGCCGAACTGGCCGATCGTCAGGTCGAGGGCCCCGAGGACGTGGTCGCGGTCGGGGACCACGTCCTTGCCACCCTCATCGACATCGACCTGGAGCGCCGCCGTATCAGCCTCTCGCTGAAGACACGGACGGAGTGA
- a CDS encoding PadR family transcriptional regulator gives MALEHAILVSLLEKPGSGYELARRFERSIGYFWTATHQQIYRVLKRMESDGWIDVREVPQQARPDKKEYSVAALGRTVLSRWLHEPIEPESVRHDLAVKIRGAAFDDPAALIREVERHHQTHSDRLAHYLAGEVRDFTGPEAPPAADAARELQHVVLRGGIAYERMTLAWLDDVLATLRRLGPGS, from the coding sequence ATGGCGCTGGAACACGCGATCCTTGTCTCTCTGCTGGAGAAACCGGGCTCCGGCTACGAGCTCGCCCGGCGGTTCGAGCGGTCCATCGGATACTTCTGGACCGCCACCCATCAGCAGATCTACCGCGTCCTCAAACGTATGGAGAGCGACGGCTGGATCGACGTCCGTGAGGTGCCGCAGCAGGCCCGGCCGGACAAGAAGGAGTACTCCGTCGCCGCCCTCGGCCGGACCGTCCTGTCCCGCTGGCTGCACGAGCCGATCGAACCCGAGAGCGTCCGGCACGACCTCGCGGTGAAGATCCGCGGCGCGGCCTTCGACGACCCGGCCGCGCTGATCCGCGAGGTCGAGCGCCATCACCAGACGCACTCCGACCGCCTTGCGCACTACCTCGCGGGGGAAGTGCGTGACTTCACCGGACCCGAGGCGCCGCCGGCCGCCGACGCCGCGCGCGAGCTCCAGCACGTCGTGCTGCGCGGTGGCATCGCGTACGAGCGGATGACGCTCGCCTGGCTCGACGACGTGCTCGCCACCCTCCGCCGGCTCGGCCCCGGAAGCTGA